Proteins encoded together in one Corynebacterium liangguodongii window:
- a CDS encoding YdcF family protein produces the protein MNSPIVVLGARVIGGRPSPMLEARLSSALTLWSAEPSRDIVVSGHRGEAAVMAAWLAQRGVASVVEEPLARSTNENLENSAALYPGVRLTVVTSSFHVPRTRAWAWHLGIPVEVVSAPTPRRSRAKNYAREVIALPHSVARVVWRRLLASASTRKPKNGPG, from the coding sequence GTGAATAGCCCCATCGTCGTGCTCGGCGCCCGCGTCATCGGCGGGCGCCCCTCGCCGATGCTCGAGGCGCGATTATCCAGTGCGCTTACGCTCTGGAGCGCTGAGCCCTCGCGCGACATTGTCGTCAGTGGGCACCGCGGGGAGGCCGCGGTGATGGCCGCCTGGCTTGCCCAGCGGGGGGTTGCCTCGGTGGTGGAGGAACCGCTGGCCCGCTCGACCAACGAGAATCTGGAGAATTCCGCCGCGCTGTATCCCGGGGTGCGGTTGACGGTGGTGACTAGTTCCTTCCACGTCCCGCGCACCCGCGCGTGGGCGTGGCACTTAGGCATCCCGGTCGAGGTCGTGAGCGCGCCGACGCCGCGGCGCTCCCGGGCGAAGAACTATGCCCGGGAGGTCATCGCGCTGCCGCACTCCGTGGCGCGGGTGGTGTGGAGGCGGCTGCTCGCTTCCGCCTCAACCCGGAAGCCTAAGAATGGTCCGGGTTGA
- a CDS encoding biotin--[acetyl-CoA-carboxylase] ligase, with translation MTVRNIEHIQGAVAHAWRDVRWVDTIGSTNAELLATGSPGSVLIADEQTAGKGRMGRRWVSPKGSQLALSVLVDAPSSAPLGLASLAAGLAVTDVVPEAALKWPNDALLGGKKFAGILSEVDFSSAPPRVVIGIGINVAWRAEDLPVEGATSLNLERIEVDFDEFAVDLLTALARRLEQWAQGDGQLLEDYRRVCESVGKHVRLTRAEGDVEGTVEGVNAAGEILIGGTAYSAGDVTHLRPA, from the coding sequence ATGACAGTGCGCAATATTGAACACATTCAAGGCGCGGTCGCGCACGCGTGGCGCGACGTGCGCTGGGTAGACACGATCGGCTCCACCAACGCAGAGCTGCTCGCCACCGGCAGCCCCGGCAGTGTGCTCATTGCCGACGAGCAAACAGCGGGCAAGGGACGGATGGGGCGGAGGTGGGTGAGCCCGAAGGGGTCCCAGCTCGCGCTGAGCGTGCTTGTCGACGCCCCCTCTAGCGCACCCCTGGGGCTAGCGTCCCTGGCCGCGGGGCTGGCCGTCACGGACGTCGTCCCAGAGGCGGCGCTGAAGTGGCCCAACGACGCGCTTTTGGGCGGAAAGAAATTCGCCGGCATCCTCTCCGAGGTCGATTTCTCCTCCGCGCCGCCGCGGGTGGTCATCGGCATCGGCATCAACGTCGCGTGGCGCGCCGAAGACCTCCCCGTCGAGGGAGCGACCTCGCTCAACCTCGAGCGCATCGAGGTCGATTTCGACGAGTTTGCCGTGGACCTGCTTACCGCGCTGGCGCGGCGCCTCGAGCAGTGGGCGCAGGGCGACGGGCAGCTCTTGGAGGACTACCGGAGGGTGTGCGAGAGCGTCGGTAAGCACGTGCGCCTCACGCGGGCGGAAGGCGACGTTGAGGGCACGGTAGAAGGGGTGAACGCGGCCGGCGAAATCCTCATCGGCGGCACCGCGTATAGCGCGGGGGACGTCACCCACCTGCGTCCGGCGTAA
- a CDS encoding carbohydrate ABC transporter permease, translated as MTTATAQPRRSDTGRAALLTAPALAVLAVVIGYPIIRAIILSFQGNRRLDPATGLFTDGGFAGLENYLYWITNRCMSPTGVIGTCPPGVLSTDFWPAVGITLFFTVVTVLLETALGMAMALIMNTESRGRAFIRAAVLIPWAIPTAVTAKLWQFMFAPAGIINSLLGADIAWTTDPWAARTAVIIADVWKTAPFMALLILAGLQMIPREVYEAARVDGATRWQQFTRITLPLVRPALMVAVLFRTLDALRMYDLPVIMISGSSNSPTATISQLVVEDMRQGNFNSASALSTLIFLLIFAVAFIMIRFLGADVGGGRREAKEDSR; from the coding sequence ATGACCACTGCTACCGCTCAACCCCGCCGCTCAGATACCGGCCGCGCCGCGCTGCTGACCGCCCCCGCGCTCGCCGTGCTCGCCGTGGTGATCGGCTACCCCATCATCCGGGCGATCATCTTGTCCTTCCAGGGCAACCGCCGCCTCGATCCGGCAACGGGCCTGTTTACCGACGGCGGGTTCGCCGGGTTGGAGAACTACCTGTACTGGATCACCAACCGGTGCATGTCGCCCACCGGCGTGATCGGCACCTGCCCGCCCGGCGTGTTGTCCACGGATTTCTGGCCGGCGGTGGGCATTACCTTGTTCTTCACCGTGGTCACGGTCTTGTTGGAGACTGCCCTCGGCATGGCCATGGCGCTAATCATGAACACCGAGTCGCGCGGCCGAGCGTTCATCCGCGCCGCGGTGCTCATCCCCTGGGCAATCCCGACGGCGGTAACGGCGAAGCTGTGGCAGTTCATGTTCGCTCCCGCCGGCATCATTAATTCCCTGCTCGGCGCCGACATCGCGTGGACGACAGACCCCTGGGCGGCGCGCACCGCGGTGATCATTGCGGACGTGTGGAAGACCGCCCCGTTTATGGCCCTGCTCATCCTCGCCGGGTTGCAGATGATCCCGCGGGAGGTCTATGAGGCCGCGCGTGTCGACGGCGCGACCCGCTGGCAGCAGTTCACCCGGATCACCCTGCCGCTCGTGCGCCCGGCGCTCATGGTCGCCGTGCTCTTCCGCACCCTCGACGCGCTGCGCATGTACGACCTGCCGGTGATCATGATCTCCGGTTCCTCCAACTCGCCGACGGCGACGATCTCCCAGCTCGTCGTCGAAGACATGCGCCAGGGCAACTTCAACTCGGCCTCGGCCCTTTCCACACTGATTTTCCTGCTCATCTTCGCCGTCGCGTTCATCATGATTCGTTTCCTCGGCGCGGACGTCGGCGGTGGGCGTCGTGAAGCGAAGGAGGATTCGCGATGA
- a CDS encoding 5-(carboxyamino)imidazole ribonucleotide synthase, with product MPVVAVIGDGQLARMMQTAAIELGLAPRVLAADDNASAAQVFGDVRIGDYRDLADLQAIAEGADAVTFDHEHVPNEYAHMLIDAGINVEPRPHALLYAQDKLEQRARLTELGAPVPPFSPIASAKDASDFFERVGGRVCLKSRRGGYDGHGVWFPDSLEAFTELVEKLVGEGVELYAEEKVPFVRELSAMVARNRSGEVKAWPVVESRQADGVCRVAISPAPGLDAERAAACQGFAVKIAEALDVTGVLAVELFETADAVLVNELAMRPHNTGHWTQDGCVTSQFEQHLRAVIDWPLGSTEPTAPYTVMVNTLGGDSDPAVPMRERVAAVMKKYPEAKVHLYGKGYRPGRKMGHVNVADESLERALDVAEDAAHYIINAQWR from the coding sequence ATGCCCGTTGTTGCAGTCATTGGGGACGGCCAGCTGGCCAGGATGATGCAGACCGCAGCCATCGAGCTCGGCCTCGCGCCGCGCGTGCTGGCCGCAGACGATAATGCCTCGGCCGCGCAGGTCTTCGGCGACGTCCGCATCGGCGACTACCGCGACCTCGCTGACCTCCAGGCCATCGCGGAGGGGGCCGACGCGGTGACCTTCGATCACGAGCACGTGCCCAACGAGTACGCGCACATGCTTATCGACGCCGGAATCAACGTCGAACCCCGCCCCCACGCACTCCTCTACGCCCAGGACAAGCTCGAGCAGCGCGCCCGGCTTACCGAGCTCGGCGCCCCGGTCCCACCTTTTTCCCCCATCGCCTCCGCGAAAGACGCCAGCGACTTCTTCGAGCGCGTCGGAGGCCGGGTGTGCCTGAAGTCCCGCCGCGGCGGGTACGACGGCCACGGCGTGTGGTTTCCTGACTCGCTCGAGGCGTTCACAGAGCTCGTGGAGAAGCTCGTGGGCGAGGGCGTGGAGCTCTACGCCGAGGAGAAGGTCCCCTTCGTCCGCGAGCTCTCCGCAATGGTCGCGCGCAACCGCTCAGGCGAGGTCAAGGCCTGGCCGGTAGTCGAGTCCCGCCAAGCAGACGGGGTCTGCCGGGTGGCCATCTCGCCCGCGCCGGGGCTTGACGCGGAGCGGGCGGCCGCCTGCCAGGGCTTCGCCGTGAAGATCGCCGAGGCACTCGACGTCACCGGCGTGCTCGCCGTCGAGCTTTTTGAAACCGCAGACGCAGTGCTGGTCAACGAGCTGGCCATGCGACCCCACAACACCGGCCACTGGACCCAGGACGGGTGCGTGACATCGCAGTTCGAGCAGCACCTGCGCGCGGTGATCGACTGGCCGCTCGGCTCGACCGAACCCACCGCGCCGTACACGGTGATGGTCAACACCCTCGGCGGTGACTCCGACCCGGCCGTGCCCATGCGCGAGCGCGTCGCCGCCGTGATGAAGAAATACCCAGAGGCCAAGGTCCACCTCTACGGCAAGGGCTATCGCCCGGGCCGCAAGATGGGCCACGTCAACGTCGCGGACGAGTCGCTCGAGCGCGCCCTCGACGTCGCCGAGGACGCCGCGCACTACATCATCAACGCACAATGGAGGTAA
- a CDS encoding carbohydrate ABC transporter permease — protein MKKFVHYAGVLFIMFWGLAPFYWMLITALRDSAHTFDTTPWPTHVTLDNFRDALATDKGNDFLGAIGNSLLISLSTTLIAVAVGVFTAYAIARLDFPGKGVVTGVILAASMFPGIALVTPLFQLFGDLGWIGTYRAMIIPNISFALPLTIYTLVSFFQQLPWELEQAARVDGATRAQAFRLVLLPLAAPAIFTTAILAFITTWNEFMLARQLSTTATEPVTVAIARFSGPSAFEYPYAAIMAAGSLVTVPLIIMVLVFQRRIVSGLTAGGVKG, from the coding sequence ATGAAAAAGTTCGTCCACTACGCCGGGGTGTTATTCATCATGTTCTGGGGTCTCGCACCCTTCTACTGGATGCTTATCACCGCGCTGCGCGATAGTGCGCACACTTTTGATACCACCCCTTGGCCGACCCACGTCACGCTGGATAACTTCCGCGACGCCCTGGCCACGGACAAGGGCAACGACTTCCTCGGCGCGATCGGCAACTCTCTGCTCATTTCCTTATCGACGACCCTGATCGCGGTGGCAGTCGGAGTGTTTACCGCCTACGCCATCGCGCGGCTCGACTTCCCCGGCAAGGGCGTCGTCACCGGCGTCATCCTCGCCGCCTCCATGTTCCCCGGCATCGCCCTGGTCACCCCGCTGTTCCAGCTCTTCGGCGACCTCGGCTGGATTGGCACCTACCGCGCGATGATCATCCCGAACATCTCCTTCGCGCTGCCGCTGACCATCTACACCCTGGTGTCGTTTTTCCAGCAGCTGCCGTGGGAGCTCGAGCAGGCCGCGCGTGTCGACGGCGCCACCCGCGCCCAGGCCTTCCGCCTCGTGCTCCTCCCCCTGGCCGCCCCGGCGATCTTCACCACCGCGATCCTCGCGTTCATCACCACCTGGAACGAGTTCATGCTGGCCCGCCAGCTCTCCACCACCGCCACCGAGCCTGTCACCGTGGCGATTGCGCGCTTTAGCGGCCCGAGCGCGTTCGAATACCCCTATGCTGCGATCATGGCCGCCGGCTCCCTGGTCACAGTGCCGCTGATCATCATGGTGCTCGTCTTTCAGCGCCGTATCGTCTCGGGTTTGACCGCGGGCGGAGTGAAGGGCTGA
- a CDS encoding ABC transporter substrate-binding protein — protein sequence MFSSSTRRRLRVPAVILTAAIGSAALVSCGSQEGPQGGSAAPVADAQGRGPITFAMGRNDTDKLIPVIEKWNSEHPDEQVTLKELAGEADDQRDTLVQSLQAGNSDYDVMALDVVWTADFAANQWLAPLEGELGVDTSKLLQATVDSATYGGKLYALPQNTNGQLLFRNTELAAQAPQKFADITSACKAVNNADCLTTQLKQYEGLTVNTLGFINGFGGEALDASGAPAVESPQSKEGIQALVDAYADGTISKASTAATEEETNLAFTEGKTAFAINWPYMYANAVEAGVGVEVQPLVGKDGVGVSTLGGYNNGINIHSKNKATARDFIEFIINEDNQRSFAAASFPPVLASIYDDAELISQQPYLPALKESLENAKPRPVSPFYPAISKAIQDNAYAALTAGKSVDDATRDMAAAIRQAAGS from the coding sequence GCCATCGGCTCGGCGGCGCTCGTCTCCTGCGGCTCCCAGGAAGGGCCCCAGGGCGGCTCGGCGGCCCCGGTAGCTGATGCGCAGGGCCGCGGCCCCATCACCTTCGCGATGGGCCGCAACGACACGGACAAGCTCATCCCGGTCATCGAGAAGTGGAACTCCGAGCACCCGGACGAGCAGGTCACCCTCAAAGAGCTCGCCGGCGAGGCCGACGACCAGCGCGATACCCTCGTGCAGTCGCTGCAGGCGGGCAACTCCGACTACGACGTCATGGCGCTCGACGTGGTCTGGACCGCCGACTTCGCCGCGAACCAGTGGCTCGCCCCGCTCGAGGGCGAGCTCGGGGTCGATACCTCCAAGCTGCTGCAGGCCACCGTCGACTCCGCCACCTACGGCGGCAAGCTCTACGCCCTGCCGCAAAACACCAACGGCCAGTTGCTCTTCCGCAACACTGAGCTTGCCGCTCAAGCCCCGCAAAAGTTCGCCGACATCACCTCCGCCTGCAAGGCCGTGAACAACGCCGACTGCCTGACCACCCAGCTCAAGCAGTACGAGGGCCTGACAGTGAACACACTGGGCTTCATCAACGGCTTCGGCGGCGAGGCGCTCGATGCCTCCGGCGCGCCCGCCGTCGAGTCGCCGCAGTCCAAGGAGGGCATCCAGGCGCTTGTCGACGCCTACGCAGACGGCACCATCTCCAAGGCCTCCACCGCCGCCACGGAAGAGGAGACCAACCTCGCCTTTACCGAGGGCAAGACCGCGTTTGCCATCAACTGGCCCTACATGTACGCCAACGCGGTCGAGGCCGGCGTCGGCGTCGAGGTCCAGCCGCTCGTGGGCAAGGACGGCGTGGGCGTGTCCACCCTCGGCGGCTACAACAACGGCATCAACATCCACTCGAAGAACAAGGCCACGGCCCGCGACTTCATCGAGTTCATCATCAACGAGGACAACCAGCGCTCCTTCGCCGCGGCCTCCTTCCCGCCGGTGCTCGCCTCGATATACGACGACGCCGAGCTGATCTCCCAGCAGCCCTACCTGCCGGCGCTGAAGGAGTCTCTGGAAAACGCCAAGCCGCGCCCGGTCTCGCCGTTCTACCCGGCGATCTCCAAGGCCATCCAGGACAACGCGTACGCGGCGCTGACCGCGGGCAAGAGCGTCGACGACGCGACCCGCGACATGGCCGCCGCGATCCGCCAGGCCGCCGGCTCCTAG
- the purE gene encoding 5-(carboxyamino)imidazole ribonucleotide mutase, which yields MQPIVGLIMGSDSDWDTVAPAAEVLAQFSIPFEVGVVSAHRTPEKMLAYATSAHGRGLKVIIACAGGAAHLPGMVAAATPLPVIGIPRALKDLDGLDSLLSIVQMPGGVPVATVSIGGAKNAGLLAARIIGAGDPQVLEKMSAYQADMAAEVERKDEALRARLLGE from the coding sequence ATGCAGCCAATTGTCGGACTGATCATGGGCTCCGATTCCGACTGGGACACCGTCGCCCCCGCCGCCGAGGTGCTCGCGCAGTTCTCCATCCCCTTCGAAGTCGGCGTCGTCTCCGCCCACCGCACACCTGAGAAGATGCTCGCCTACGCCACGTCCGCCCACGGCCGTGGCCTAAAGGTCATCATCGCCTGCGCAGGGGGAGCCGCCCACTTACCCGGGATGGTCGCCGCGGCAACCCCGCTGCCGGTGATTGGCATCCCGCGCGCCTTAAAGGACTTAGACGGCCTCGACTCCCTGCTCTCCATCGTGCAGATGCCCGGCGGCGTGCCCGTGGCCACCGTCTCCATCGGCGGCGCGAAGAACGCCGGCCTGCTCGCCGCCCGCATCATCGGGGCTGGTGATCCGCAGGTGCTGGAGAAGATGTCCGCCTACCAGGCCGATATGGCCGCCGAGGTTGAGCGCAAGGACGAGGCGCTGCGCGCGCGCCTGCTTGGTGAATAG